In a single window of the Pongo abelii isolate AG06213 chromosome 1, NHGRI_mPonAbe1-v2.0_pri, whole genome shotgun sequence genome:
- the LOC100461927 gene encoding LOW QUALITY PROTEIN: rRNA-processing protein FCF1 homolog (The sequence of the model RefSeq protein was modified relative to this genomic sequence to represent the inferred CDS: inserted 2 bases in 1 codon; substituted 1 base at 1 genomic stop codon), with protein sequence MGKQNKTRKYATMKRMLSLRDQRLKEKDRLKPKKKEKKNPSTLKEREVPQHPSRLFFQYNTQLGPPYHILVDTNFINFSIKAKLDLAQSMMDCLYAKCIPCITDCVMAEIEKLEQKYQVALRITKDPRFELLPCAHQGTYADDCLVQKXNSAXCYIRATVDWDLKRRICKIPGVPIMYISNHRYNIEWMSDDYGAP encoded by the exons ATGgggaagcaaaataaaacaaggaagtATGCAACCATGAAGCGAATGCTTAGTCTCAGAGATCAGAGGCTTAAAGAAAAGGATAGATTAaaacctaaaaagaaagaaaagaagaatcccAGCACATTAAAGGAAAGAGAAGTTCCCCAACACCCTTCCCGCTTATTTTTCCAATATAATACACAGCTTGGCCCACCTTACCACATCCTCGTTGATACCAACTTTATCAACTTTTCCATAAAAGCCAAACTGGACTTAGCGCAGTCAATGATGGACTGTCTATATGCCAAGTGTATCCCTTGTATAACTGATTGTGTCATGGCTGAAATTGAGAAATTAGAGCAGAAGTATCAAGTGGCTCTAAGGATAACCAAGGATCCAAGATTTGAACTATTACCATGTGCACACCAAGGAACCTATGCAGATGACTGCTTAGTACAGAA TAACTCAGCGTAGTGTTACATTAGGGCCACAGTTGACTGGGACCTTAAAAGAAGAATCTGTAAGATTCCTGGAGTTCCTATCATGTACATTTCTAACCATAGATACAACATTGAATGGATGTCAGATGATTATGGGGCCCCTTGA
- the DMRTA2 gene encoding doublesex- and mab-3-related transcription factor A2 produces MELRSELPSVPGAATAAAATATGPPVASVASVAAAAAAAASLPVSVAGGLLRGPPLLLRAAEKYPRTPKCARCRNHGVVSALKGHKRYCRWKDCLCAKCTLIAERQRVMAAQVALRRQQAQEENEARELQLLYGTAEGLALAAANGIIPPRPAYEVFGSVCAADGGGPGAGAPAGTGGGAAGAGGSEAKLQKFDLFPKTLLQAGRPGSPPQPPVKPLSPDGADSGPGTSSPEVRPGSGSENGDGESFSGSPLARASKEAGGSCPGSAGPGGGGGGGEEDSPGSASPLGSESGSEADKEEGEAAPAPGLGGGSGPRQRTPLDILTRVFPGHRRGVLELVLQGCGGDVVQAIEQVLNHHRGGLAAGLGPVAPPDKAAVGAAAAADDAWPSRVDAAAAAGGPGLPAPLQAGPAAPPHHRPLLAGAMAPGALGSLSSRSAFSPLQPNASHFGADAGAYPLGAPLGLSPLRLAYSAAAAHSRGLAFMAPYSTAGLVPTLGFRPPMDYAFSDLMRDRSAAAAAAVHKEPTYGGGLYGPMVNGAPEKQ; encoded by the exons ATGGAGCTGCGCTCGGAGCTGCCCAGTGTGCCCGGCGcggcgacggcggcggcggcAACAGCGACGGGGCCGCCTGTGGCGTCAGTGGCGTCGGTGGCGGCAGCCGCGGCGGCCGCCGCATCGCTACCGGTAAGCGTGGCAGGCGGCTTGCTGCGGGGGCCGCCACTGTTGCTGCGGGCAGCCGAGAAGTACCCGCGGACCCCCAAGTGCGCGCGCTGTCGCAACCATGGCGTGGTGTCGGCACTCAAGGGCCACAAACGCTACTGTCGCTGGAAGGACTGCCTCTGCGCCAAGTGCACGCTCATCGCAGAGCGCCAGCGTGTCATGGCGGCGCAGGTGGCGCTGCGCAGGCAGCAGGCGCAGGAGGAGAACGAGGCGCGCGAGCTGCAGCTGCTCTACGGCACTGCCGAGGGGCTGGCGCTGGCCGCCGCCAACGGCATCATCCCCCCGAGGCCCGCCTACGAGGTCTTCGGTTCAGTGTGCGCCGCCGACGGCGGGGGACCTGGAGCGGGAGCGCCCGCGGGGACCGGAGGCGGAGCAGCTGGCGCAGGGGGCTCAG AGGCCAAGTTGCAGAAGTTTGACCTGTTTCCTAAGACGCTGCTTCAGGCAGGCCGCCCGGGCAGCCCGCCGCAGCCGCCGGTGAAGCCCTTATCACCCGACGGCGCAGACTCGGGGCCCGGGACGTCGTCCCCGGAGGTGCGGCCCGGCTCAGGCTCGGAGAACGGCGATGGCGAGTCCTTTTCGGGTTCGCCCCTAGCTCGGGCCTCCAAAGAGGCAGGTGGCAGCTGCCCAGGCAGCGCTGGccctggcggcggcggcggcggcggcgaggaGGACAGCCCGGGCTCCGCTAGCCCTCTGGGCTCTGAATCCGGTTCAGAGGCTGACAAAGAAGAGGGTGAGGCCGCGCCGGCGCCAGGGCTGGGCGGAGGCTCGGGTCCACGGCAGCGGACGCCGCTGGACATCTTGACACGCGTGTTCCCAGGCCACCGGCGAGGCGTCCTGGAGCTGGTGTTGCAGGGCTGCGGCGGCGACGTGGTGCAGGCCATCGAGCAGGTGCTGAACCACCACCGTGGGGGCCTGGCGGCCGGCCTGGGCCCTGTGGCGCCCCCGGATAAGGCCGCCGTAGGTGCTGCAGCAGCCGCAGACGACGCGTGGCCCAGCCGCGTcgacgccgccgccgctgccgggGGGCCTGGGCTGCCGGCGCCGCTGCAGGCCGGGCCCGCCGCACCCCCGCACCACAGACCCTTGCTGGCTGGCGCCATGGCGCCTGGGGCGCTGGGCTCGCTGAGCAGCCGCTCGGCCTTCTCGCCGCTGCAGCCCAACGCCAGTCACTTCGGTGCGGACGCGGGCGCCTACCCGCTGGGCGCGCCGCTCGGCCTCAGCcccctgcgcctggcctactCCGCGGCGGCGGCGCACAGCCGCGGTCTGGCCTTCATGGCGCCCTACTCCACCGCCGGCCTGGTGCCCACGCTCGGCTTCCGCCCGCCCATGGACTACGCCTTCAGCGATCTCATGCGTGACCGCTCGGCCGCCGCTGCTGCGGCGGTGCACAAGGAGCCGACCTACGGCGGCGGCCTGTACGGGCCTATGGTCAACGGCGCTCCGGAGAAGCAGTAG